In uncultured Draconibacterium sp., one genomic interval encodes:
- a CDS encoding Gfo/Idh/MocA family oxidoreductase yields the protein MKTNRRDFFKVTGAVGAGIAAGGLTSCSQPQAEPSAMQFIKDAAVNNNPQQFNMCGYAAPKLDKVRVGFVGIGDRGSGAVQRMTFIDGVEIVALCDIRQAAVDGAQKILSDAGLPKAKEFVGDENEFKKLCDSGLCDLVYTATPWEWHVPVGLAAMEGGAHAALEVSAAKTMDECWQMVETSERTKKHCVILENCCYDFFELLTLNMVRQGVFGDLIHGEGAYIHNLDYWHFNKPQDEKMTDGAYTKMWRLYENQRQANVYPTHGLGPICQAMNINRGDKMDYLTAMISDDFSLKNRIEEKAKEDPFFEKFVGMKMRGNMDMQMIRTNKGRTILIQHDISSPRPYSRIHMLSGTKCFAQKWPLQHIALGHEVVDEAGMEELRIKYEPEIIKRVGEMAKQVGGHGGMDFIMDWRLIDCLRNGLPVDMDVYDAAAWSSITPLSEWSIANGSAPIEVPDFTRGAWKTNKPVELTLAGGGTTKVRNLTNANAEGQLDI from the coding sequence ATGAAAACAAACCGCAGAGATTTTTTTAAAGTAACCGGTGCAGTTGGAGCAGGAATTGCCGCAGGAGGACTAACATCGTGCAGTCAGCCACAAGCTGAGCCATCGGCCATGCAATTTATAAAAGATGCAGCCGTAAACAACAATCCGCAACAGTTTAATATGTGTGGTTATGCCGCACCGAAACTCGATAAAGTACGTGTTGGATTTGTGGGTATTGGCGACCGCGGATCGGGTGCAGTACAACGAATGACTTTTATTGATGGTGTTGAAATAGTAGCCTTATGCGATATCCGCCAGGCAGCAGTTGACGGTGCTCAGAAAATACTCAGCGATGCCGGCTTACCAAAAGCAAAAGAATTTGTTGGCGACGAAAATGAGTTTAAGAAACTATGCGACAGTGGTCTTTGCGACCTGGTTTATACCGCTACGCCCTGGGAATGGCACGTTCCTGTAGGACTGGCAGCTATGGAAGGTGGTGCACATGCGGCGCTTGAGGTTTCGGCAGCCAAAACCATGGACGAATGCTGGCAAATGGTAGAAACCTCGGAGCGCACAAAAAAACATTGTGTAATCCTTGAAAACTGCTGTTACGACTTTTTTGAATTACTCACACTAAACATGGTTCGTCAGGGTGTTTTTGGCGACTTGATTCATGGCGAAGGTGCCTATATCCACAACCTGGATTACTGGCATTTTAATAAGCCGCAGGATGAAAAAATGACCGACGGCGCCTACACAAAAATGTGGCGTTTGTACGAAAATCAGCGTCAGGCAAATGTATATCCAACTCATGGACTGGGACCAATTTGCCAGGCAATGAACATCAACCGTGGAGATAAAATGGATTATCTGACTGCAATGATTTCGGATGACTTTTCGCTGAAAAACCGCATTGAAGAAAAAGCCAAGGAAGATCCGTTCTTTGAAAAGTTTGTTGGAATGAAGATGCGTGGCAACATGGATATGCAAATGATACGCACCAACAAAGGCCGCACTATTCTTATTCAACACGATATTTCTTCGCCCCGCCCCTACTCACGTATTCATATGCTAAGTGGAACAAAATGTTTTGCACAAAAATGGCCACTTCAACACATTGCTCTTGGGCACGAAGTTGTTGACGAAGCCGGAATGGAAGAACTGCGCATAAAATACGAACCCGAAATTATTAAACGGGTTGGAGAAATGGCCAAACAAGTAGGAGGTCATGGCGGAATGGATTTTATTATGGACTGGCGCCTGATTGATTGTTTGCGCAACGGACTTCCGGTTGATATGGATGTTTATGATGCAGCAGCATGGAGCTCAATTACTCCGTTAAGTGAATGGTCCATCGCCAACGGATCGGCACCTATTGAAGTGCCCGATTTTACACGCGGTGCCTGGAAAACCAATAAGCCTGTAGAGCTTACTTTGGCTGGGGGTGGAACTACCAAAGTCAGAAACCTGACGAATGCCAACGCTGAAGGACAACTTGATATTTAA
- the proS gene encoding proline--tRNA ligase yields MAKELTSRSENYSQWYQDLVIKADLAENSAVRGCMVIKPYGYAIWEKMQAELDRMFKETGHVNAYFPLFIPKSFFSKEADHVEGFAKECAVVTHYRLKNDEENGGVIVDPDAKLEEELIVRPTSETIIWNTYKNWIQSYRDLPILVNQWANVVRWEMRTRLFLRTAEFLWQEGHTAHATKAEAIEETEKIIKLYADFAENFMAVPVIKGLKSANERFAGALETYSIEALMQDGKALQSGTSHFLGQNFAKAFDVTFANKEGKEDYVWATSWGVSTRLMGALIMAHSDDNGLVLPPKLAPFQVVIVPIYRKEEQLAEITEKVDEIIAKLKAKGISVKYDDRDTRKPGWKFAEYELKGVPVRLAMGPRDLENGTVEVARRDNLTKEVTSLDNIDEYVEKLLEDIQQNIFKKAYDFRAENTRKADTWEEFKEILTTKGGFISAHWDGTPETEDLIKNETKATIRCMPLEYEEEEGVCIYSGKPSKRRVLFALAY; encoded by the coding sequence ATGGCGAAAGAATTGACCTCGCGTAGCGAGAATTATTCACAATGGTACCAGGATTTGGTAATTAAAGCAGACCTTGCCGAGAATTCAGCGGTTAGAGGGTGTATGGTGATAAAGCCTTATGGCTACGCCATTTGGGAGAAAATGCAGGCCGAGTTAGACCGTATGTTTAAAGAGACCGGACACGTTAATGCTTACTTCCCGCTTTTTATACCAAAATCTTTTTTTAGTAAAGAAGCTGATCACGTTGAAGGCTTTGCAAAAGAATGTGCAGTAGTTACCCATTATCGTTTAAAAAACGATGAGGAAAATGGTGGCGTGATTGTTGACCCGGATGCCAAACTGGAAGAGGAACTGATTGTACGACCGACTTCCGAAACCATAATCTGGAATACATATAAAAACTGGATACAGTCGTACCGCGATCTGCCAATCCTGGTTAACCAGTGGGCCAATGTTGTGCGTTGGGAAATGCGTACGCGTTTGTTTTTGCGTACTGCCGAGTTTTTGTGGCAGGAAGGTCACACGGCGCATGCCACAAAGGCCGAGGCTATTGAGGAAACGGAAAAAATCATAAAGCTATATGCCGACTTTGCTGAGAACTTTATGGCCGTTCCGGTTATAAAAGGTTTAAAATCGGCCAACGAACGTTTTGCCGGTGCTTTGGAAACTTATTCTATCGAAGCATTGATGCAGGATGGAAAAGCATTACAGTCGGGAACTTCGCACTTCCTGGGGCAGAATTTTGCCAAAGCTTTTGATGTAACTTTTGCCAATAAAGAAGGCAAAGAAGATTACGTTTGGGCAACATCGTGGGGTGTTTCAACCCGTTTGATGGGAGCCTTGATTATGGCGCACTCTGATGACAATGGTTTGGTACTGCCTCCAAAACTGGCGCCATTCCAGGTGGTAATCGTTCCGATTTACCGTAAAGAGGAACAACTGGCTGAAATCACTGAAAAAGTGGATGAGATCATCGCCAAATTAAAAGCAAAAGGTATTTCAGTAAAATACGATGACCGCGATACGCGTAAACCGGGATGGAAATTTGCCGAGTACGAATTAAAAGGTGTTCCTGTGCGTTTAGCCATGGGCCCGCGCGATTTGGAGAACGGAACAGTGGAGGTTGCCCGTCGTGACAACCTGACAAAAGAAGTTACATCGCTCGACAATATCGACGAGTACGTTGAAAAATTGTTGGAAGACATTCAGCAAAATATTTTCAAAAAAGCCTACGATTTCCGTGCTGAAAATACACGCAAAGCTGACACCTGGGAAGAGTTTAAAGAAATATTGACTACAAAAGGTGGTTTTATTTCTGCGCACTGGGATGGAACACCAGAAACCGAGGACCTCATTAAAAACGAAACCAAGGCAACGATTCGTTGTATGCCACTGGAATACGAAGAGGAAGAAGGAGTTTGTATCTATTCGGGCAAACCTTCAAAACGCAGAGTATTATTTGCATTAGCTTATTAG
- a CDS encoding BamA/TamA family outer membrane protein has protein sequence MKRLLFLCAFLAVCLVSGAQESVTKQGWNFGALPAVTFDTDLGFQYGGLVNLYHYGDGSRYPKYDHSIYLEVSRFTKGSGINRFNYDSDKLIPGLQTSVDISYLSDRAYDFYGFNGYDAVVNKDWYDDEAADYRTRMFYKYDRKLFRFKVDLRGDLAGEKFDWVGGFNLLNFKLDYVDIDKLNKNKDDEDMLPPHDQAPGLYEIYREWGIISDEDANGGFVPTLKAGIVYDTRDNEPNPMKGMWTEAVLLGSPEFLGGEQTFTKLTLIHRQYFTIIPNDLSFAYRLAYQTTLTGNVPFYYQTQMITSVMKSSTSEGLGGANSLRGILRNRVVGDAVFLGNVEARWKFARFQFMNNNFYMGLNAFADFGRVTNKIDVDKSNINVPAIYPSPLESYFDNGAEAMHYSFGLGLRAAMNENFIIRCDYGMAADERDGDSGIYIGLNYLF, from the coding sequence ATGAAACGTCTTCTGTTTTTATGCGCATTCTTAGCTGTTTGTTTAGTGTCGGGAGCGCAGGAAAGTGTAACCAAACAAGGGTGGAATTTTGGGGCATTACCGGCCGTAACTTTCGATACCGACCTTGGTTTTCAGTATGGTGGTTTGGTAAATCTTTATCATTATGGCGACGGAAGCCGCTACCCGAAGTACGATCATAGCATTTACCTTGAAGTATCGCGATTTACAAAAGGCAGCGGGATTAACCGTTTTAACTACGATTCGGATAAACTAATTCCCGGGTTACAAACATCAGTTGATATTAGTTACCTAAGCGACCGCGCCTACGATTTTTATGGATTTAACGGTTATGATGCCGTAGTAAACAAAGACTGGTACGATGATGAAGCAGCGGATTACAGAACCCGGATGTTTTATAAATACGACCGCAAACTATTTCGTTTTAAAGTTGATTTACGCGGAGATCTGGCCGGCGAAAAGTTTGACTGGGTTGGTGGTTTCAACCTCCTGAATTTTAAACTGGATTACGTTGATATCGATAAGCTGAATAAAAATAAGGACGATGAAGATATGCTTCCTCCACATGACCAGGCACCGGGATTGTACGAAATATACCGGGAATGGGGAATTATTTCAGACGAAGATGCTAACGGTGGTTTTGTGCCAACGCTAAAAGCAGGTATTGTATACGATACCCGCGATAATGAACCCAACCCGATGAAAGGAATGTGGACCGAAGCAGTTCTGCTGGGCTCACCCGAGTTTTTGGGAGGAGAGCAGACTTTTACCAAACTTACCCTTATTCATCGTCAGTATTTTACGATCATTCCCAACGATCTTTCTTTTGCCTACCGGCTGGCTTATCAGACAACACTTACCGGAAATGTACCTTTTTACTATCAAACACAAATGATTACTTCAGTAATGAAAAGTTCTACTTCCGAAGGATTGGGAGGTGCCAATTCATTACGCGGAATACTACGTAACCGGGTAGTTGGCGATGCTGTTTTTTTAGGAAATGTTGAGGCACGCTGGAAATTTGCCCGTTTTCAGTTTATGAACAACAACTTTTATATGGGACTAAATGCTTTTGCTGATTTTGGCCGTGTAACAAACAAAATTGATGTGGATAAGAGTAACATTAACGTCCCGGCTATATATCCGAGTCCTTTAGAAAGTTATTTCGATAACGGTGCCGAAGCCATGCACTATTCATTTGGATTAGGTTTGCGTGCTGCCATGAACGAAAACTTTATCATTCGTTGCGATTACGGTATGGCTGCCGATGAACGCGATGGTGATTCCGGAATATATATCGGATTGAATTACTTATTTTAA
- a CDS encoding histidine kinase: MNSSLKITLGRLIKNRVLQHILFWCLSFLILMNVLKVSAEVKQIDLIYAAVFHLPIVCMVYLNLKLLFPLLWERGNYISYAGAVIGAAALGSGFYLLLFDSLIDYIFKGYYFIAYYSFWDISLFFAIYLFISGLLHLARGYFRAEELEKEKSQAELKALKSQINPHFLFNSLNSIYSMARKESKEVPEKIVQLSDLMRHIIYDSDADFIALEKELEMLQNYIDMQNLRSGKNKIEFNTIGDIKGKKIAPLLFLPFVENGFKHGMKGGANDAFVNIKVEVADKVLHFEVENSKGKAIDPLSAKYHGIGIDNVKKRLEMIYPNQHKLKILDNKETFKVLLKVQLN, encoded by the coding sequence ATGAACAGCTCCTTAAAAATTACACTGGGCCGGCTCATTAAAAACAGGGTATTACAACATATCCTGTTTTGGTGTTTATCGTTTTTAATTCTGATGAACGTTTTAAAAGTGTCGGCCGAAGTTAAACAGATCGACCTCATTTATGCTGCTGTTTTTCATTTGCCCATTGTTTGCATGGTTTACCTGAACCTAAAATTACTTTTTCCGCTACTTTGGGAGCGTGGCAATTATATTAGTTACGCTGGCGCTGTAATCGGGGCCGCTGCTTTGGGCTCGGGCTTCTACCTGCTTTTATTCGACAGCCTGATCGATTACATTTTTAAGGGCTATTATTTTATTGCCTACTACAGCTTTTGGGATATTTCGCTATTTTTTGCCATTTACCTGTTTATATCCGGATTATTGCATCTTGCGAGAGGATATTTCCGTGCTGAAGAGCTGGAAAAGGAAAAATCGCAGGCCGAGTTAAAAGCATTAAAATCGCAGATCAATCCGCATTTTCTTTTTAATTCGCTGAACAGTATTTACAGCATGGCCCGGAAAGAATCAAAGGAAGTACCGGAAAAGATCGTTCAGCTAAGTGATTTAATGCGGCATATTATTTACGATTCTGACGCCGATTTTATCGCTTTGGAAAAGGAGCTGGAGATGTTGCAGAATTATATCGATATGCAGAACCTCCGGTCGGGGAAAAACAAAATTGAATTCAACACGATTGGCGATATAAAAGGTAAAAAGATAGCGCCTTTATTATTTCTTCCTTTTGTAGAGAACGGTTTTAAACATGGAATGAAAGGTGGTGCGAATGACGCCTTCGTGAACATAAAAGTTGAAGTTGCGGATAAGGTTTTGCATTTCGAGGTTGAAAATAGCAAAGGGAAGGCTATCGATCCGCTCTCGGCTAAATACCACGGCATTGGAATTGACAATGTGAAAAAGCGCCTGGAAATGATCTATCCCAACCAACACAAGTTGAAGATTTTGGACAACAAAGAAACATTTAAAGTACTTTTAAAGGTGCAACTGAATTAG
- a CDS encoding SusD/RagB family nutrient-binding outer membrane lipoprotein — MFIAVFLLSNCTDDFNEINTKPDSFTVDEVSAKYFLTTPQYKLYAPDRYPYWRAQLIHADRYSGQVCFGHSSSWWSDELGYAYSSGYTDAAWDWLSSYIGDLDNFMRLTATGGEFENDKMYAIGQIIKGLYFQMFTDVFGMVPYSEATNPDIVLPKFDEQSAIYEGIIAELDEAIATIGDATSTGVAVDDVADNDLYCGGDLQQWKRLANTLKLRIGMRAYGAAGAGFAESAISSALNSELLDGEGDNILMEKDEEISQWGSACYGDVWYNFGAGSDWTMSKTMIDLLRDNNDPRLAVYAQPAVGGTQTLEKPTEGSEVENFQKRVDFILAVLDEAGVEYTTTTLEDGSIEVTMPENMYYVGQPTRLNGKMSSFARYNFFSKPAEVVINKKNNGEIRAELIMSSAESYFLQAEAAVMGMGAGSAQDLYQEGIRQAMKLWGVSDADIDTYLANEDMAMLTGTDDQKLEKIASQRWIAAFTDGFEAWAIVRDMGYPADLAAGVQDGDIFGLGDINGNYPARMRYGNSVINTNGANYNAAVAIQGPDVQDTKLWWAKQ, encoded by the coding sequence ATGTTTATAGCGGTATTTTTGCTGAGCAATTGTACCGATGATTTCAACGAAATCAATACAAAACCGGATTCATTTACGGTTGATGAGGTGAGTGCGAAATACTTTTTAACGACTCCTCAGTATAAATTGTATGCACCCGATCGTTATCCGTATTGGCGTGCACAGTTAATTCATGCCGACCGATATTCTGGTCAGGTGTGTTTCGGACACAGCAGCAGCTGGTGGTCAGATGAGCTGGGATATGCATATAGTAGTGGTTATACCGATGCTGCATGGGATTGGTTATCGTCTTACATTGGCGACCTGGATAACTTTATGCGCCTTACCGCAACCGGTGGCGAATTCGAAAATGACAAGATGTATGCTATCGGTCAGATCATTAAAGGTTTATATTTCCAAATGTTTACCGATGTTTTCGGAATGGTACCATACAGCGAGGCAACAAATCCTGATATTGTACTTCCTAAATTTGATGAGCAAAGTGCAATTTACGAAGGAATTATTGCCGAACTGGATGAAGCTATTGCTACAATTGGTGATGCAACTTCAACCGGTGTTGCGGTTGATGATGTAGCCGACAACGACCTTTACTGTGGTGGAGATCTGCAACAGTGGAAACGTCTGGCGAATACCTTAAAGCTTCGTATTGGTATGCGTGCTTATGGTGCAGCAGGTGCCGGTTTTGCAGAAAGTGCTATTTCTTCAGCATTGAACTCCGAGCTGCTTGATGGCGAGGGCGACAATATATTAATGGAAAAGGACGAAGAAATTTCGCAGTGGGGTAGTGCTTGCTACGGTGATGTTTGGTATAACTTTGGTGCCGGTTCAGACTGGACAATGAGTAAGACCATGATCGACCTGTTGCGTGATAATAATGATCCTCGTTTAGCTGTTTATGCGCAGCCTGCAGTTGGTGGTACACAAACGCTTGAGAAACCAACTGAAGGATCTGAAGTGGAGAATTTTCAAAAACGTGTAGATTTTATTCTGGCTGTTCTTGACGAAGCGGGTGTTGAATACACAACAACTACTCTTGAAGATGGTAGCATTGAGGTAACCATGCCTGAAAATATGTATTATGTTGGTCAGCCAACCCGCTTAAATGGTAAAATGAGTTCTTTTGCACGTTACAACTTCTTCTCTAAACCAGCAGAAGTGGTAATCAACAAAAAGAATAACGGCGAAATTCGTGCAGAGCTGATCATGTCTTCAGCAGAATCATATTTCTTGCAAGCTGAGGCTGCGGTAATGGGAATGGGTGCAGGAAGTGCTCAGGACTTATACCAGGAAGGTATTCGTCAGGCCATGAAATTATGGGGTGTTAGCGACGCCGATATCGATACTTACTTAGCTAACGAAGATATGGCAATGTTAACAGGTACCGACGATCAAAAGCTGGAGAAAATTGCATCGCAACGCTGGATTGCAGCATTTACTGACGGATTTGAAGCATGGGCAATCGTTCGCGATATGGGATACCCTGCAGATCTTGCAGCAGGTGTTCAGGATGGTGATATTTTTGGCCTTGGCGATATTAACGGAAATTACCCGGCGCGTATGCGTTATGGTAATAGTGTTATTAACACCAATGGTGCCAACTACAATGCAGCAGTTGCTATTCAGGGACCTGATGTACAAGACACTAAATTATGGTGGGCAAAACAGTAA
- a CDS encoding outer membrane protein transport protein, producing MKKYFSILLLALFMPFFMQAQDLLDALRYSNIQVSGTARAGAMGNAFGALGGDFTSISINPAGLGVYRSSELTITPKFTYGKMEGNYMNTLMEDNKYNFALNNLSYVTVIPTASRSDVGLISVNLGIGYNRLKDFNSNSLMGASGVTSSFLDDLIENANGEDPNAGWSDYYEELAYYNPDTESGADLMYYDEDAGLWRSDIQKNPFDQNVENYPVAQRKSISRQGSIDEYNFAVGLNFNHKVYLGATLGVTDIYYRESSTYEEWDDQNVIPNFVDMQFDSYLRTTGTGYNFKFGLIYKPVNEVRLGASIHTPTFYDMHDFFNTSMYSRNDFEDTGVVDDAGYSPLNNYDYQLHTPLRATFSGAFVIAKKGLISVDYEYVDYSSAKLRRGGDGYSFTPENQEIKDAYKSVGNIRVGGELRATNNLSLRAGYEYYPTAYKSTSLGNDQFKSNDELNVYSAGLGYRFGSFTFDLAYRLTDMMEYELPYSAPSSGYYPVPEAASFDGLTHDVMFTLGFKF from the coding sequence ATGAAAAAATATTTCAGCATACTCTTACTAGCCCTATTTATGCCCTTTTTTATGCAGGCGCAGGACTTGCTCGATGCACTTCGTTATTCCAATATTCAGGTTTCCGGAACAGCACGTGCCGGAGCCATGGGTAATGCATTTGGAGCATTGGGCGGCGATTTTACTTCTATCAGTATCAATCCGGCCGGCCTGGGGGTTTACCGTTCGTCGGAATTAACCATTACGCCAAAATTCACCTACGGAAAAATGGAAGGCAACTACATGAATACCTTGATGGAAGATAACAAATACAACTTTGCCTTAAATAATTTGAGCTACGTAACCGTTATTCCAACAGCTTCGCGCAGCGATGTTGGTTTGATCAGCGTTAACCTTGGAATTGGCTACAACCGCCTGAAGGATTTTAACAGCAACTCACTTATGGGGGCTTCAGGAGTAACAAGTTCATTTCTGGATGACCTGATTGAAAATGCAAATGGTGAAGATCCAAATGCAGGATGGAGCGATTACTACGAAGAGTTGGCCTACTACAATCCAGATACAGAATCGGGAGCCGATTTAATGTATTATGATGAAGATGCAGGATTATGGAGAAGTGATATTCAAAAAAATCCTTTTGATCAAAATGTTGAGAACTACCCCGTAGCACAACGAAAAAGCATTTCGCGTCAGGGATCGATTGATGAATACAACTTTGCCGTTGGATTAAACTTTAACCATAAAGTGTATTTAGGAGCCACCTTGGGGGTAACAGATATTTATTACCGCGAATCGAGCACCTACGAAGAATGGGACGATCAGAACGTAATTCCAAACTTTGTTGACATGCAATTCGACAGTTACCTGAGAACAACAGGAACCGGGTACAACTTTAAATTTGGTCTAATCTACAAACCTGTTAACGAAGTTCGTTTGGGGGCATCGATTCATACGCCAACATTTTATGATATGCACGATTTCTTCAACACATCTATGTATTCAAGAAATGATTTTGAGGACACTGGCGTAGTTGATGATGCCGGATATTCCCCGCTAAACAATTACGATTACCAACTTCATACGCCACTTCGTGCAACATTTAGCGGTGCATTTGTAATTGCAAAAAAAGGTTTGATCAGTGTTGATTATGAATATGTAGATTATTCATCAGCAAAACTCAGAAGAGGTGGCGATGGCTACAGCTTCACTCCCGAAAACCAGGAAATAAAGGATGCCTATAAATCGGTTGGCAACATCCGTGTAGGTGGCGAACTGCGTGCAACCAACAACTTAAGTTTACGTGCCGGTTACGAGTATTATCCAACAGCCTACAAATCAACATCGTTAGGAAACGACCAATTCAAGTCGAACGATGAACTGAATGTTTACTCAGCCGGTTTAGGTTACCGTTTTGGCAGTTTCACTTTCGATCTTGCCTACCGGTTGACTGATATGATGGAATACGAACTTCCGTATAGTGCGCCTAGTTCAGGTTACTATCCGGTACCGGAAGCAGCCAGTTTTGATGGTTTAACTCACGATGTAATGTTTACGCTGGGATTTAAATTCTAG
- a CDS encoding LytTR family DNA-binding domain-containing protein: MAKSKTLNCIIVDDEPLSQDVIRDFVEACPELELTGVCNDALEAGQLLKQKDIDLLFLDINMPKLSGIGFVKSLKEPPLFILVTAYPEFALEGFEVDAVDYLLKPVSFERFRTAVNRALERFSSRTENIGQHLMVRANKKDYRLNFDEIIYLEAQGDYVRFVTETQTLMVHGRFKDFIAQLPENRFARIHKSYVVSLAKVVYLEGNSVKLGNVKLPVSLSFKEAFVIKLNA, encoded by the coding sequence ATGGCCAAATCAAAAACATTGAACTGCATTATTGTTGACGACGAGCCTTTATCGCAGGATGTGATCCGCGATTTTGTTGAGGCCTGTCCGGAGTTGGAGCTCACCGGAGTTTGCAACGATGCTTTGGAAGCCGGTCAGTTGTTAAAACAGAAAGATATCGACCTGCTGTTTTTAGATATAAACATGCCCAAATTAAGCGGAATTGGTTTTGTGAAAAGTTTAAAAGAACCACCGTTGTTTATTTTGGTTACCGCCTATCCCGAATTTGCACTGGAAGGTTTTGAGGTTGATGCGGTGGATTATTTGCTCAAACCTGTTTCGTTCGAACGGTTCCGAACGGCGGTTAACAGGGCACTCGAACGATTTTCCTCACGCACCGAGAACATCGGGCAGCATTTAATGGTACGTGCCAATAAAAAGGATTACCGCTTAAATTTCGACGAAATAATTTACCTGGAAGCGCAGGGCGATTATGTCCGTTTTGTTACCGAAACACAAACGTTGATGGTGCACGGACGATTTAAAGATTTTATTGCTCAGCTACCGGAGAACCGATTCGCCCGCATTCATAAATCCTATGTGGTTTCGCTTGCCAAAGTGGTTTATTTAGAGGGGAACAGTGTAAAACTCGGCAATGTAAAACTACCGGTTAGTTTGAGTTTTAAAGAGGCATTTGTAATTAAATTAAATGCATAA
- the pepT gene encoding peptidase T, whose amino-acid sequence MEKVVERFINYAKQYTTSDPKSKTYPSTDRQLVFMKKLVEELKEIGLSEVEMDKYGYVTATIPAKGVSDCPVVGFISHVDTSPDFSGESVEPQILENYDGCTVYLKNKVCIDPKQFPELLNYKGQDIITADGTTLLGADDKAGVAEIVTAAEQLLNSPDLKHGKIRIAFTPDEEIGKGTDYFDVKKFGADFAYTLDGGEIGELEYENFNAAGATIKIKGLSVHPGSAKDKMINALLVAHKIISLLPPTQRPEHTEKYEGFYHLLSMNGGVEKAELLYFIRDHDKTKFEEKKQLLTEVVKLVNLEYGKEIVELTMEDQYYNMREKVEPVKYIIDIAEKAMIDAGVEPKIKAIRGGTDGARLSYDGLPCPNIFAGGHNFHGPFEFVPIPSMLKSVEVILNIAQAVGKVKK is encoded by the coding sequence ATGGAAAAAGTAGTAGAACGATTTATCAATTACGCAAAACAATACACCACTTCCGATCCAAAAAGTAAAACCTACCCAAGTACCGACCGTCAACTGGTTTTTATGAAAAAACTGGTTGAGGAACTAAAGGAGATTGGATTGAGTGAGGTGGAAATGGACAAATATGGTTATGTAACAGCAACAATTCCGGCAAAGGGCGTTAGCGACTGCCCGGTGGTTGGTTTTATATCTCACGTTGATACCAGTCCTGATTTTTCGGGAGAAAGTGTTGAGCCGCAGATCCTGGAGAATTACGATGGCTGCACTGTTTATTTAAAAAACAAGGTTTGTATCGATCCAAAGCAATTTCCTGAACTGTTAAATTACAAAGGACAGGATATTATAACTGCCGATGGAACAACGCTGTTGGGCGCCGACGATAAAGCAGGAGTTGCCGAAATTGTTACGGCCGCCGAGCAGCTGTTAAATTCGCCGGATTTAAAGCACGGAAAGATCCGCATTGCTTTTACGCCCGATGAGGAGATTGGTAAAGGAACCGACTATTTTGATGTGAAGAAATTTGGTGCCGACTTTGCCTATACGCTGGATGGTGGTGAAATTGGAGAGTTAGAGTACGAGAATTTTAATGCCGCCGGAGCAACCATTAAAATAAAAGGCCTTAGTGTGCATCCCGGATCGGCGAAAGACAAAATGATTAATGCTTTGCTGGTGGCACATAAAATTATAAGCTTGCTTCCACCAACACAACGTCCGGAACATACCGAGAAATACGAAGGTTTTTATCACCTGCTCTCGATGAACGGAGGAGTGGAAAAAGCCGAATTGCTGTACTTCATTCGCGATCACGACAAAACTAAATTCGAAGAGAAAAAGCAGTTGTTAACCGAAGTGGTTAAACTGGTAAATCTGGAATATGGAAAAGAAATTGTAGAACTGACAATGGAAGATCAGTACTACAATATGCGCGAAAAAGTGGAACCGGTAAAATACATTATTGATATTGCAGAAAAGGCAATGATTGATGCCGGTGTGGAACCTAAAATTAAAGCGATTCGCGGCGGTACCGATGGTGCACGACTTTCCTACGACGGACTGCCTTGCCCGAATATTTTTGCAGGTGGACATAATTTCCACGGCCCGTTTGAGTTTGTGCCAATTCCTTCAATGCTAAAATCAGTTGAAGTAATACTGAACATTGCGCAGGCGGTTGGGAAGGTGAAAAAGTAG